From a single Adhaeribacter swui genomic region:
- a CDS encoding TM2 domain-containing protein, with translation MKLRFLFINLIAVLLLSACARETYYFPKVGDPYGSHYKKTVPVTPATENSENVVTADELLAQPTPEKPVKEETALTASTSRVITATKAKAQPLKTYTGEKITKAAQLKAALKVKKEVKAIVKAAEKKEKAAEPAAAAESGKSQLIAAILAFFVGALGIHRFYLGYTGIGIAQLLTLGGCGIWALIDLIRILMGDLKPKDGDYSEKINDL, from the coding sequence ATGAAATTGAGATTTTTATTCATCAACCTAATTGCGGTTCTGTTATTATCTGCTTGTGCCCGCGAAACGTATTATTTTCCTAAAGTAGGCGATCCTTACGGCAGTCACTATAAAAAAACGGTGCCGGTAACTCCGGCAACTGAAAACAGCGAAAATGTAGTAACCGCTGACGAATTGCTAGCTCAGCCAACTCCGGAGAAACCAGTTAAAGAAGAAACAGCCTTAACGGCTTCTACCAGCCGCGTAATTACGGCTACCAAAGCTAAAGCGCAGCCTCTTAAAACCTACACCGGCGAAAAAATAACCAAAGCAGCCCAATTAAAAGCAGCTCTAAAAGTTAAAAAAGAAGTTAAAGCAATAGTTAAAGCGGCCGAGAAAAAAGAAAAAGCAGCAGAACCTGCCGCCGCTGCTGAAAGCGGAAAAAGCCAGTTAATTGCGGCTATCTTGGCGTTTTTTGTGGGTGCGCTGGGTATTCACCGTTTTTATTTAGGCTATACGGGTATTGGTATTGCCCAGTTATTAACTTTAGGTGGTTGCGGTATCTGGGCCCTGATCGATCTTATCCGGATTTTAATGGGTGATTTAAAACCGAAGGATGGCGATTATTCCGAGAAGATTAATGATCTTTAA
- a CDS encoding PepSY-associated TM helix domain-containing protein, protein MKNFFRSIHLYLSLACGLVIGLVCFTGAAMVFEKEMMQAIYPDRYKVTPGTQRVPLEQLLANFNQAKPGVKVAGVKVYSDPARTVELSYSDEKPGNKEAGKGEHKGRENKEQKAKAAGKEGNEKAGKGEKGGHGKGGKGGGGRPGNVAFMNPYTGELIATSTQKNAFFRNMFELHRWLLVQEPGKLIVGVSTVVFLFILITGIILWWPKNKKILKQRLTLKWNAGWKRINHDWHIVIGFYTAIFLFVFAFTGLAWSFEWFNDGIYTLTNSTKEQPDPPISQVQEGAKTISFDQAFVTAQQQIPNAEFYQLSSPREAEAAFTVMVMPADAAHERATSQLFLDQYSGNKLGQVAFEDKNLGQRVRSTFYPVHVGSIAGLPGRIIAFISCLAGFTFPITGVILWINRLRKEKKKTKKKALAQAR, encoded by the coding sequence ATGAAAAACTTCTTTCGGTCTATCCACTTATACCTGAGCCTGGCCTGCGGACTGGTTATTGGCTTAGTTTGCTTTACGGGAGCAGCTATGGTTTTTGAGAAAGAAATGATGCAAGCCATTTACCCGGACCGTTATAAAGTAACTCCCGGCACCCAGCGCGTACCCCTCGAACAATTACTGGCCAATTTTAACCAGGCAAAACCGGGTGTAAAAGTAGCCGGCGTAAAAGTTTACAGCGACCCTGCCCGTACCGTAGAACTAAGCTACTCCGATGAAAAACCCGGCAACAAAGAAGCGGGTAAAGGGGAACACAAAGGCCGGGAAAACAAAGAGCAAAAAGCGAAAGCAGCAGGCAAAGAAGGTAATGAAAAAGCCGGTAAAGGTGAAAAGGGCGGTCATGGTAAAGGTGGTAAAGGCGGTGGCGGTCGGCCCGGCAATGTGGCTTTCATGAACCCCTACACCGGAGAGTTAATTGCTACCTCTACGCAAAAAAATGCTTTTTTCCGGAATATGTTTGAGTTGCACCGTTGGCTGTTAGTACAAGAACCCGGTAAACTGATTGTGGGCGTAAGCACCGTGGTGTTTTTGTTTATTTTAATTACCGGTATTATTTTGTGGTGGCCCAAAAACAAAAAAATTCTGAAGCAACGCCTCACCTTAAAGTGGAACGCCGGCTGGAAACGCATCAACCACGATTGGCACATTGTTATTGGTTTTTATACCGCTATCTTTTTATTTGTATTTGCTTTTACTGGTTTGGCCTGGTCGTTTGAGTGGTTTAATGATGGTATTTATACGCTCACTAACTCTACTAAAGAACAACCCGACCCCCCCATTTCGCAGGTACAGGAAGGAGCCAAAACCATTTCGTTTGATCAGGCTTTTGTCACTGCCCAGCAACAAATACCTAATGCCGAGTTTTACCAGTTGAGCAGTCCGCGCGAAGCAGAAGCTGCCTTTACAGTTATGGTGATGCCGGCCGATGCGGCCCACGAGCGCGCCACCAGTCAGTTGTTTTTGGATCAGTACTCCGGTAACAAACTAGGGCAGGTAGCATTTGAGGATAAAAACTTAGGACAACGAGTGCGAAGCACTTTTTACCCGGTACACGTGGGTTCCATTGCCGGTTTACCCGGCCGCATCATTGCTTTTATTTCCTGCTTAGCGGGCTTTACCTTCCCAATTACGGGGGTTATATTATGGATTAACCGGCTACGGAAAGAAAAGAAGAAAACTAAAAAGAAAGCCTTAGCCCAAGCGAGATAA
- a CDS encoding alpha/beta hydrolase: protein MYTHQKRIVSAGKPLIETGKAIIFIHGRGASAESILSLKDYLEVDAFSLFAPQATNNSWYPYSFMAPEEQNQPALDSALEILQELLTSIVNQGVSSENVYLLGFSQGACLTAEFATRHAQRYGGLLIFTGGLIGQQVNTSRYAGDFAGTPVLITTGDPDPHVPVSRVNETIKIIEEKGALITSKIYPRRPHTILPEEMELAKAILHSNQSK, encoded by the coding sequence ATGTATACCCACCAAAAAAGAATAGTTAGTGCCGGTAAACCTTTAATTGAAACTGGGAAAGCCATTATTTTTATTCATGGCCGCGGGGCTTCGGCCGAAAGCATCTTATCTTTAAAAGATTACCTGGAAGTAGATGCGTTTTCGCTTTTTGCGCCACAGGCTACGAACAACAGTTGGTACCCGTACAGCTTTATGGCCCCGGAGGAGCAAAATCAACCCGCTTTAGATTCGGCTTTAGAAATATTACAAGAACTGCTGACTAGTATTGTAAACCAGGGGGTAAGCAGTGAAAACGTGTATTTGCTGGGTTTTTCGCAGGGAGCTTGCCTAACCGCCGAATTTGCCACGCGCCATGCGCAACGCTACGGCGGATTACTCATTTTTACGGGCGGCTTAATCGGGCAACAGGTAAATACCAGCCGCTATGCCGGCGATTTTGCCGGTACCCCGGTATTAATAACCACCGGCGACCCCGACCCGCACGTACCCGTGAGCCGCGTAAACGAAACGATAAAAATTATTGAAGAAAAAGGGGCGCTGATAACTTCTAAAATTTATCCGCGGCGGCCGCATACGATTTTGCCGGAAGAAATGGAATTAGCAAAAGCTATTTTGCATAGTAATCAATCTAAGTAG
- a CDS encoding TonB-dependent receptor, which yields MGHAYLSKKSLRLGAFVLLLSSFNFSPAVAQDFALASENIATGSVKGIVRSTDGNPVGFVNVFIKGTNKGAVSSEDGKFHIKNLKEGEYTLVATFIGLEAQEIRIAVTTNETSSVEFTLPKSSQQLNEVMVTATRSKNKTPVTVGKIAIAPLDLPQSVTIVNSQVIADQQASKLSEVIRNVNGVSLGTTRGTTSETFFARGYNLGANNIMKNGARVNTGAIPEASTLEKVEVLKGSAALLYGNVSGGAVINMVTKQPKFEYGGEVSLRAGSYNLWKPIADVYGPISKNLAFRVIGTYESAESYRKSVESKRLYVNPSLLYKLGAKTEILVQGDYLKADLTPDFGIGSLDGRIPTSISRSSYFNTPWAYNEMEQRTTSVNINHKLSNAWKLSVMGSNQTFDRDYFSTERIQANAKGDWGRKLTRSKTAEDYYTGQVNLTGSFNTGAIEHKLLVGTDAERYLNTSNAFNIASLGKGGVYDTINLLNPTKFVARTDEPLATNTTRTEAPTYRFGAYVQDLIEISEKFKVLAGLRWSYQKTVAAKTYDVATDAQTPNPTVTDRYDRAFSPRVGLVYQPVANTALFASYSNNFTPNTGRDVFNQNLAPSIIDQYEVGIKNDFFNDKLSANFTLYRIINNNLAQQAQFLADGVTVNTDTNIKELTGQTTSDGAELDLSGNITQGLNFLAGYSYNFMRYTKTSGLTGSYIEGERLVSNPAHTANATLFYTLQNTALKGLKVGVSGFYTGKRNAGWNNTVGYPEANGLPAGYSRLIPVDGFTTLDVSLGYQIKQFSILGKISNITNELNYYVHENYSVNPIPPRQFVTTVSFRF from the coding sequence ATGGGTCACGCGTATCTTTCTAAAAAGTCTCTTCGATTAGGCGCATTTGTTCTTCTTCTTTCTTCTTTTAATTTTTCTCCTGCTGTTGCCCAAGATTTTGCCCTTGCAAGTGAAAACATAGCTACCGGTTCTGTTAAAGGAATTGTTCGTTCTACGGATGGCAACCCTGTTGGCTTTGTAAACGTGTTTATTAAAGGCACCAACAAAGGAGCTGTTTCGTCCGAAGATGGAAAGTTTCACATTAAGAATTTAAAAGAAGGCGAATACACCTTAGTAGCAACTTTTATTGGTTTAGAGGCGCAGGAAATTCGAATTGCCGTTACCACCAACGAGACCAGTTCCGTGGAGTTTACATTACCTAAAAGCTCGCAGCAATTAAACGAGGTAATGGTAACTGCTACCCGAAGCAAAAACAAAACTCCCGTTACAGTGGGCAAAATTGCCATTGCTCCCTTGGACTTACCCCAAAGTGTTACCATTGTAAACAGCCAGGTAATTGCCGACCAGCAAGCTTCTAAGTTAAGTGAAGTAATCCGGAACGTAAACGGCGTTAGTTTGGGTACTACCCGCGGCACCACTTCCGAAACGTTCTTTGCCCGGGGTTATAACTTAGGCGCTAACAACATCATGAAAAACGGGGCCCGCGTAAATACCGGCGCTATTCCGGAAGCCAGCACCCTGGAAAAAGTAGAAGTTCTAAAAGGCAGCGCGGCTTTGCTGTACGGTAACGTAAGCGGCGGCGCGGTGATAAACATGGTTACCAAACAACCAAAATTTGAATACGGCGGCGAAGTTTCGCTGCGGGCCGGCAGCTATAACCTCTGGAAGCCCATTGCCGACGTATACGGCCCGATCTCTAAAAACTTAGCCTTCCGGGTTATTGGTACCTACGAAAGCGCTGAGAGCTATCGCAAGAGCGTAGAATCTAAAAGATTATACGTAAATCCTTCTTTACTTTATAAACTAGGCGCTAAAACCGAAATTTTAGTGCAAGGCGACTACTTAAAAGCCGATTTAACTCCGGATTTTGGTATTGGCTCTTTAGATGGTAGAATTCCTACTTCTATTTCCCGGTCCAGCTATTTTAATACCCCCTGGGCTTATAACGAAATGGAGCAACGTACTACTTCTGTAAATATCAACCACAAACTTAGCAACGCCTGGAAACTAAGCGTTATGGGTTCCAATCAAACCTTCGACCGCGATTATTTCTCTACCGAACGTATCCAGGCCAATGCTAAAGGAGATTGGGGCCGTAAATTAACCCGGTCTAAAACTGCCGAAGATTACTATACCGGCCAAGTTAACTTAACCGGTAGCTTTAACACCGGCGCTATAGAGCACAAATTATTAGTAGGTACTGATGCTGAAAGATACTTAAATACTTCGAACGCCTTTAACATAGCTTCTTTGGGCAAAGGCGGCGTGTATGACACCATCAATCTTTTAAATCCAACTAAATTTGTTGCCCGCACCGATGAACCACTAGCTACCAACACTACCCGCACCGAAGCACCTACTTACCGTTTTGGGGCTTATGTTCAGGATTTAATTGAAATTTCAGAAAAATTTAAAGTTTTAGCTGGTTTGCGGTGGTCGTACCAAAAAACAGTGGCCGCTAAAACCTACGACGTAGCTACGGATGCCCAAACGCCTAACCCAACAGTCACAGACCGCTACGACCGGGCTTTTTCGCCGCGGGTAGGCCTTGTTTACCAACCAGTTGCTAATACGGCCTTATTCGCCAGCTACTCCAACAACTTTACGCCTAATACCGGCCGGGATGTTTTCAATCAAAACCTGGCTCCTTCTATCATCGACCAATACGAGGTGGGTATTAAGAATGACTTTTTCAACGATAAATTATCAGCGAATTTTACTTTGTACCGCATTATTAATAACAACCTGGCTCAGCAAGCGCAATTTCTGGCCGATGGCGTTACGGTAAACACCGATACAAATATCAAAGAATTAACTGGTCAAACTACCAGCGATGGGGCTGAACTGGATTTAAGCGGTAATATTACCCAAGGTTTAAACTTTTTAGCAGGCTATAGCTACAACTTTATGCGCTATACTAAAACTTCGGGCTTAACTGGTAGCTACATCGAAGGCGAACGGTTGGTAAGTAACCCGGCACACACCGCTAATGCCACGTTGTTCTATACCCTTCAGAATACAGCTTTAAAAGGGTTAAAAGTAGGTGTATCCGGGTTTTATACTGGTAAGCGTAATGCTGGCTGGAACAACACCGTAGGCTACCCCGAAGCTAATGGTTTACCAGCAGGTTACAGCCGCCTGATTCCGGTAGATGGTTTTACTACTTTGGATGTAAGCCTAGGTTACCAAATCAAGCAGTTCTCTATTTTGGGTAAGATATCCAACATTACCAACGAACTCAACTATTATGTACACGAGAACTACAGCGTGAATCCGATACCACCACGCCAGTTTGTAACAACTGTATCGTTCCGGTTTTAA
- a CDS encoding anhydro-N-acetylmuramic acid kinase — MNTYHVIGLMSGTSLDGVDLAYCIFTKKNQNWIYKIYYTATLPYTFFWKQRLNALMDVSAEKFILADHQYGTYLGHAVREFVTKNGLTPDFIASHGHTIFHQPDQHITHQLGHGAYLAAAAQLPVVCDFRTLDIALGGQGAPLVPIGDQLLFSDYDCCLNLGGIANISVPGATGRIAFDTGACNMLLNALASQINLPFDEDGRLARQGKVQTALLNQLNSSAYFKAPYPKSLGKEWVDANTLHYLLAADCSVPDKLQTATHHIAYHVAASIKKVLPETGSRRVLATGGGAFNIYLIELIQKALGPDFTVVVPDPELVSFKEALIFAFLGVLRWRQEPNCLSSVTGAPHDNIGGAIYWGSRNPKV, encoded by the coding sequence ATGAATACTTACCATGTTATTGGGCTCATGTCGGGCACCTCTCTGGATGGAGTCGACTTAGCATACTGCATATTTACGAAAAAAAATCAAAATTGGATATATAAAATATATTATACTGCTACTTTACCATATACTTTTTTTTGGAAACAGCGTTTAAATGCTCTGATGGACGTTTCTGCCGAAAAATTTATTTTGGCTGATCACCAGTACGGAACGTATTTGGGGCACGCAGTAAGGGAGTTCGTTACTAAAAACGGGTTAACCCCCGACTTTATTGCCTCGCATGGGCATACCATTTTTCATCAACCCGATCAGCACATTACGCATCAATTAGGGCATGGCGCTTACCTGGCGGCCGCTGCCCAACTACCCGTAGTCTGCGATTTCCGGACGCTCGATATTGCCTTGGGGGGGCAAGGAGCGCCCCTGGTTCCTATTGGCGACCAGCTCCTGTTTAGCGATTATGATTGTTGCTTAAACCTAGGCGGGATTGCCAACATATCGGTACCTGGTGCCACGGGGCGCATTGCCTTTGATACGGGTGCCTGTAACATGTTATTAAACGCCTTGGCCAGCCAGATTAACTTACCTTTTGATGAAGATGGCCGCTTAGCCCGCCAGGGAAAAGTACAAACCGCTTTGTTAAACCAGTTAAATAGTTCGGCTTATTTTAAGGCGCCTTATCCCAAATCGTTGGGTAAAGAATGGGTAGACGCAAACACGTTACATTATTTACTGGCCGCGGATTGTTCTGTACCAGATAAGTTACAAACGGCCACCCACCACATTGCCTATCATGTTGCCGCTAGTATTAAAAAGGTTTTACCCGAAACTGGTTCGCGCCGGGTTTTAGCTACGGGTGGGGGCGCATTTAACATTTATTTAATCGAGCTGATTCAAAAAGCATTAGGCCCGGATTTTACGGTGGTAGTGCCGGATCCAGAATTGGTAAGTTTTAAGGAGGCTTTAATTTTTGCTTTTTTGGGAGTACTTCGGTGGCGCCAGGAACCAAACTGTTTAAGCAGCGTAACCGGAGCGCCGCACGACAACATAGGAGGGGCTATTTACTGGGGCAGCCGAAATCCTAAAGTGTAA
- a CDS encoding DUF2752 domain-containing protein has product MLRYVKIAGYIVVPVVLLLLPADQFDTGTSLCLSKLLLNKACYGCGMARAIMHLIHFDFSAAFSYNKLSFIVFPLLAYLWGQSFFKEVARVR; this is encoded by the coding sequence ATGTTAAGGTACGTTAAAATCGCGGGTTATATAGTGGTGCCGGTTGTCTTGTTGCTTTTGCCTGCCGACCAGTTTGATACCGGTACATCGCTTTGTTTAAGCAAGCTATTGTTAAATAAGGCGTGTTATGGTTGTGGTATGGCCCGGGCCATTATGCACCTCATTCATTTTGATTTTAGCGCCGCGTTTAGCTATAATAAATTATCGTTTATTGTTTTTCCGTTACTGGCTTATTTATGGGGGCAATCTTTTTTTAAAGAAGTAGCCCGGGTCCGGTAA
- a CDS encoding outer membrane beta-barrel family protein gives MIPFFTLIKKNYRLFLLLLAGPAMAQAPVDGSFFVRGTVLDGQKAPVPFSSVGLYRSADSTLVTGMSADEAGKFALTAKSGNYYLKISMVSYRERLVPNVRVVAQDVDLGALTIKTSAEMLQEVVVQGERSQMELALDKKVFNVGKDLANQGGTAADILNNVPSVAVDGDGNVSLRGSGSVRILIDGKPSGLVSFKGGSGLQQLQGSSIERVEVITNPSARYEAEGMGGIINIVLKKERQEGINGSFDLITGNPDNFGLGANVNYRRKNLNFFVNYTASYRNAPGRSSLYQEVYRNDSTFITRQRSESKLKGLNNSARAGLDYFFDPKNVLTAAYTYRLSKGKRYSDIKYLDYLSNTNNLQSITNRTQDETETEPNSEYALSYKRSFTREGHELNVDLRFLDNWEKSDQYYGQETLNPDGNPSTVPFILQRSLNDETEKQLLAQIDYVQPFGKDGKLEAGLRSSSRDMTNNFSVTEQIADGPWNPLDSLTNNFLYEENINALYGIMGNKSGKFTYQAGLRAEWTGVTTTLKKTNQVNDRSYANLFPSVHLTYDLPKQNALQLSYSRRVRRPQYNDLSPFMTFSDNRNFFSGNPDLNPEFTDAYELGHVKYFDKGSFSSSIYYRYTIDKILRIRRVDEQGYSTTLPENLATEDSYGAEFALSYTPFDWWKIDGSFNFFRAVIDGKNLSEDFQSDTYSWFIRKTSRFTLWKNTDFQLRGNYQAPQQMPQGKQKGLAALDLALSRDILKNNGTLTLNVIDVFNSRRFRSTFAGDNFYTESNSQGRLRQVNLTLNYRLRQAKKVTKGPLDSEN, from the coding sequence ATGATTCCATTTTTTACTCTAATTAAAAAAAATTACCGCTTGTTCTTGCTGCTGCTTGCTGGCCCGGCAATGGCACAGGCGCCTGTGGATGGATCCTTTTTTGTGCGAGGTACCGTGCTGGATGGGCAGAAAGCGCCCGTTCCGTTTAGCAGCGTGGGTTTATACCGATCCGCAGATTCTACTCTGGTAACGGGCATGTCGGCGGATGAAGCTGGTAAATTTGCCTTGACTGCTAAATCTGGGAATTATTATTTAAAAATCAGTATGGTTTCTTACCGCGAGCGGCTGGTGCCGAACGTGCGAGTGGTAGCGCAAGATGTAGACTTGGGTGCTTTAACCATTAAAACCAGCGCCGAAATGCTGCAAGAAGTAGTGGTACAAGGCGAGCGCAGCCAGATGGAGTTAGCCTTGGATAAAAAAGTATTTAACGTAGGCAAAGATTTAGCTAACCAGGGTGGTACGGCCGCTGATATTTTAAACAACGTACCCTCGGTAGCAGTAGACGGCGATGGCAACGTAAGTTTACGAGGCAGTGGCAGCGTCCGGATTTTGATTGATGGCAAACCGTCGGGATTGGTAAGTTTTAAAGGTGGGAGCGGTTTGCAACAGCTTCAAGGCAGCAGCATCGAACGCGTGGAAGTAATCACCAATCCCTCGGCCCGCTACGAAGCCGAAGGCATGGGCGGTATTATTAACATTGTACTGAAGAAAGAACGGCAAGAAGGCATTAACGGCTCTTTTGATCTAATAACCGGTAACCCTGATAATTTCGGGCTGGGTGCCAATGTGAACTACCGGCGCAAAAATTTAAATTTTTTCGTGAATTATACGGCCTCTTACCGCAACGCACCTGGCCGCAGTTCTTTGTACCAAGAGGTGTACCGCAACGATTCTACTTTTATTACCCGCCAGCGTTCCGAAAGTAAATTAAAAGGCTTAAACAACAGCGCCCGGGCAGGGCTGGATTATTTCTTTGATCCGAAGAATGTTTTAACAGCCGCTTATACCTACCGCCTCAGCAAAGGCAAACGTTATTCAGACATTAAATACCTGGATTATCTGTCGAATACCAACAATCTACAAAGCATTACCAACCGGACCCAAGACGAAACCGAAACCGAACCAAACTCGGAATATGCTTTGAGTTACAAAAGAAGTTTTACCCGCGAAGGGCACGAACTGAACGTAGACTTACGCTTTCTGGACAACTGGGAGAAATCAGATCAGTATTACGGGCAAGAAACTTTAAACCCCGATGGCAACCCATCTACGGTACCTTTTATCCTGCAACGATCGCTCAACGACGAAACCGAAAAGCAGTTATTGGCCCAGATTGATTATGTGCAGCCTTTTGGGAAAGACGGAAAGCTGGAAGCCGGCTTGCGCAGCAGTTCCCGCGACATGACCAACAACTTTTCGGTAACCGAACAAATTGCCGATGGCCCTTGGAACCCACTGGATAGTTTAACCAACAACTTTTTGTACGAAGAAAATATCAATGCGCTGTATGGTATTATGGGGAACAAATCGGGAAAGTTTACCTACCAGGCTGGTCTCCGGGCCGAGTGGACCGGCGTAACGACTACCCTTAAAAAAACCAACCAGGTAAACGACCGCAGCTACGCGAACCTGTTCCCGAGCGTGCACCTGACCTACGACTTACCCAAGCAAAATGCCTTGCAATTAAGTTATAGCCGCCGGGTACGCCGCCCGCAGTACAACGATCTAAGCCCGTTTATGACCTTTAGTGATAACCGTAACTTTTTCAGCGGTAATCCCGATTTGAATCCGGAATTTACCGATGCGTACGAATTAGGGCACGTAAAGTACTTCGATAAAGGTTCGTTTAGTTCTTCCATCTACTATCGCTATACCATCGATAAAATTCTGCGCATCCGGCGGGTAGATGAGCAAGGCTATTCCACTACCCTGCCCGAAAACCTGGCGACTGAGGATTCTTACGGGGCCGAGTTTGCTTTGTCGTACACGCCTTTTGATTGGTGGAAAATAGACGGCAGTTTTAACTTTTTCCGGGCAGTAATTGACGGCAAAAATTTAAGTGAAGATTTTCAAAGCGATACCTATAGCTGGTTCATCCGGAAAACGTCGCGGTTTACGCTCTGGAAAAACACCGATTTTCAATTACGCGGTAATTACCAGGCGCCACAACAAATGCCTCAAGGCAAACAAAAAGGTTTAGCCGCTTTAGATTTAGCGTTAAGCCGCGATATTTTAAAAAATAATGGTACCCTTACGCTCAACGTAATTGATGTTTTTAACTCGCGTCGGTTCCGGTCTACTTTTGCGGGGGATAACTTTTATACCGAAAGCAATTCGCAGGGCCGTTTACGGCAAGTTAATCTAACCCTGAACTATCGTTTGCGCCAAGCCAAGAAAGTAACCAAAGGACCTTTAGATAGCGAAAATTAA
- a CDS encoding ArsR/SmtB family transcription factor, which produces MSMRNLLSRVESKKIDKAASMLKVLAHPKRLAIVDLLGKEEKMTVTEIYKYLDLPQAIASQHLITLKDKGVLSSFKVGTKIYYSLSIPKLIDVIDCLEECCTDI; this is translated from the coding sequence ATGAGTATGAGAAATTTATTGTCGAGAGTGGAGTCTAAAAAAATAGACAAAGCCGCCTCGATGCTCAAGGTGTTAGCTCATCCGAAGCGCCTTGCGATAGTTGATCTTTTAGGGAAAGAGGAGAAAATGACGGTTACGGAAATTTATAAATATTTAGATTTACCGCAGGCCATTGCTTCTCAGCACTTAATTACTTTAAAAGATAAAGGCGTTTTGTCTTCGTTTAAAGTAGGCACTAAAATCTATTACTCGCTGTCTATTCCGAAGCTGATTGATGTTATTGATTGCCTGGAAGAATGCTGCACCGATATTTAG